One window of Nicotiana tomentosiformis chromosome 11, ASM39032v3, whole genome shotgun sequence genomic DNA carries:
- the LOC104117320 gene encoding xyloglucan endotransglucosylase protein 1-like, which translates to MSSFSSKLVLALIVSAFAIAIAGTIDENFEITWGEGRAKMLNNGELLTLSLDKISGSGFQSKNEYLFGKIDMQLKLVPGNSAGTVTAYYLSSQGPTHDEIDFEFLGNLSGDPYTLHTNVFSQGKGNREQQFHLWFDPTADFHTYSILWNPQRIIFYVDGTPIREYKNAESIGVSYPKKQPMRIYSSLWNADDWATRGGLIKTDWSKAPFSASYRNFKSATSTSAATSNSWLNEELDNTSQERLKWVQKNYMVYNYCNDSKRFPQGFPADCAM; encoded by the exons atgtcttctttttcttctaaaTTAGTACTAGCTCTTATTGTTAGTGCTTTCGCTATTGCAATTGCGGGTACTATTgacgaaaattttgaaattacaTGGGGTGAAGGCAGAGCAAAGATGCTAAATAATGGAGAGCTTCTAACTCTATCACTTGACAAAATCTCAGGCTCAGGATTTCAATCCAAGAATGAATATCTCTTTGGTAAAATAGACATGCAACTCAAACTTGTCCCTGGAAATTCTGCTGGCACTGTCACTGCTTACTAT TTGTCATCACAAGGACCAACACATGATGAAATAGATTTTGAATTCTTGGGAAATCTAAGTGGTGATCCTTATACACTTCACACTAATGTATTTAGCCAAGGCAAAGGCAACAGAGAGCAACAATTCCATCTTTGGTTTGACCCTACTGCTGATTTCCACACTTATTCCATCCTCTGGAATCCACAACGCATCAT ATTTTATGTAGATGGAACACCAATTAGAGAATACAAGAATGCAGAATCAATTGGAGTATCATATCCAAAGAAGCAACCAATGAGAATATACTCAAGTCTATGGAATGCAGATGATTGGGCTACAAGAGGAGGACTTATTAAAACTGATTGGAGTAAAGCACCCTTTAGTGCTTCCTACAGAAACTTCAAATCTGCAACTTCAACCTCTGCAGCCACTAGCAATTCATGGTTGAATGAAGAGTTGGATAATACAAGTCAAGAAAGGCTGAAATGGGTGCAGAAAAATTATATGGTTTACAATTACTGCAATGATTCCAAGAGATTTCCACAGGGATTTCCTGCAGATTGTGCTATGTAA
- the LOC138900801 gene encoding NAC domain-containing protein 19-like, which yields MENHHSSSRPTNNANISKGNLTDQRPINELPVTAVLSNNNNNGEITSAEEIEAYINSFPPGYRFKPTDSELVTYYLKRKLDKLPLYPNRIYEINIYKYSPELIAAHVKPTTEEKEWYVLTPRDRKYKNGNRPNRAAGDGYWKATGADKEIKDNKNVIIGLKKSLVYYIGKPPKGDKTNWIMHEYRVPDAPNLVERDINDWKLDEWVMCRIYKKSDRDNPMFTQRKRIRDAYETKTGRGNSNDSDQDFNNDVQVGESSDGNLSNDFANITFEAASQDSTRHDSINCIQDTLHSNNRVPIFHPQVPTRFGNFPKSCVPEFCDMPWSTTTSAYDYQRCVPGFNEGFVTYDKFHYPPSPMKIEPISSMMAISNLMEQDMKSNGFGDIPCFSSCIGGYMGQDYEYMGLEKLGSGEYIDHYLVNCEMENSTMYLPEYNMKNLVNGESSQSKTSSISGK from the exons ATGGAAAACCATCACTCGTCATCTCGTCCTACAAACAATGCTAATATTTCTAAAGGAAATTTAACTGATCAAAGACCTATAAATGAGCTTCCAGTTACTGCAGTTCttagcaacaataacaacaatggtGAAATTACTTCTGCTGAAGAAATTGAAGCTTATATCAATAGTTTCCCTCCCGGTTATCGTTTTAAACCTACGGATTCTGAGCTCGTTACGTATTATCTGAAGAGGAAGTTGGATAAGTTGCCTTTGTATCCAAACAGGATTTATGAAATCAATATTTATAAGTACAGCCCTGAGTTGATTGCTG CACATGTTAAGCCCACTACTGAAGAAAAAGAATGGTATGTCTTAACACCAAGAGATCGTAAGTACAAAAATGGGAACCGACCAAACAGAGCTGCTGGTGATGGATATTGGAAAGCTACTGGAGCTGATAAAGAAATCAAGGATAATAAAAACGTTATTATTGGATTAAAAAAGTCTTTAGTTTACTACATTGGAAAGCCTCCAAAAGGAGACAAGACTAATTGGATTATGCACGAGTATAGAGTCCCTGACGCTCCAAATTTAGTTGAAAGAGACATTAATGACTGGAAG TTGGATGAATGGGTAATGTGCAGGATCTACAAGAAATCAGATAGGGATAACCCCATGTTCACTCAAAGAAAGAGAATTAGGGATGCATATGAAACTAAGACAGGAAGAGGAAATAGTAATGATTCTGATCAAGACTTTAATAATGATGTGCAAGTTGGTGAGTCCTCCGATGGAAATTTAAGCAATGATTTTGCTAATATAACTTTCGAAGCAGCAAGTCAAGACTCTACCAGACACGACTCCATAAACTGTATCCAGGACACATTACATTCCAACAACCGCGTACCAATATTTCACCCACAAGTTCCCACTAGATTTGGTAACTTCCCTAAAAGTTGTGTGCCTGAATTTTGTGACATGCCATGGTCAACAACAACTAGTGCATATGACTACCAACGTTGTGTACCAGGATTCAATGAAGGTTTTGTGACATATGATAAATTTCACTACCCCCCTTCACCTATGAAGATTGAACCAATCTCTTCTATGATGGCTATTAGCAATTTAATGGAACAAGATATGAAAAGCAATGGATTTGGTGATATTCCTTGCTTTAGTTCATGTATTGGTGGCTATATGGGGCAAGATTATGAGTATATGGGACTTGAAAAATTGGGCAGTGGTGAGTACATTGACCACTATCTTGTGAATTGTGAGATGGAAAATTCTACTATGTACTTACCAGAATATAACATGAAGAATTTGGTGAATGGTGAGAGTAGTCAATCAAAGACAAGCAGTATTTCTGGAAAGTAG
- the LOC104117329 gene encoding xyloglucan endotransglucosylase protein 7-like, producing MARFSSSSSRSRSSLPYIVLLFVAALFVFKIDVIISQTFSSARRNLENTPNRILVKSKSQETDDSIRVVLVNGTFHRHFILSWGDDRGKIHENGELLTLSLDKQSGSGFQSKKEYLFAKIDMQIKLVPGNSAGTVTTFYLSSQGNKHDEIDFEFLGNSTGNPYTLHTNIFSLGQGNREQQFFLWFDPTADYHTYSILWNPKCIIFYVDGTPIREFKNAEKIGVPFLKYQPMRLYSSLWNADDWATQGGRVKTNWKLAPFIASYKNFTYEACIYSRLTSSSSCNINSPPFGNNAWLTHELDRRSRAKMKILQKKHMIYDYCKDKWRFPKGPAPECKLQ from the exons ATGGCAAGGTTTTCGTCTTCTTCATCTAGGTCCAGGTCTTCTCTTCCATACATTGTATTGCTCTTCGTTGCTGCCCTTTTTGTCTTTAAG ATAGATGTTATCATATCTCAGACATTTAGTTCAGCCCGTCGCAACCTGGAGAACACTCCTAACCGTATCTTAGTGAAGTCTAAATCCCAAGAAACTGATGACAG TATACGTGTAGTATTAGTAAATGGTACATTTCACCGGCATTTTATATTATCATGGGGAGACGATAGAGGAAAGATACATGAAAATGGAGAACTTTTAACACTCTCCTTAGATAAGCAATCTGGATCAGGATTTCAGTCCAAGAAAGAGTATCTCTTTGCCAAAATTGATATGCAAATTAAGCTCGTCCCTGGAAATTCAGCTGGCACTGTTACTACTTTTTAC CTGTCATCACAAGGCAACAAGCATGATGAAATAGATTTTGAATTCTTGGGAAATTCCACAGGAAATCCTTATACTCTTCATACTAATATTTTCAGTCTAGGCCAAGGCAATAGAGAACAACAATTTTTCTTGTGGTTCGATCCTACTGCAGATTACCATACCTATTCAATCCTTTGGAATCCAAAATGTATTAT ATTCTATGTTGATGGTACACCAATTAGGGAGTTCAAAAATGCAGAAAAAATTGGTGTTCCATTTCTAAAATACCAACCAATGAGACTATACTCAAGTCTATGGAATGCAGATGATTGGGCTACACAAGGTGGTCGTGTTAAAACTAACTGGAAATTAGCACCTTTTATTGCTTCTTACAAAAATTTTACTTATGAAGCCTGCATTTATTCAAGATTAACTAGTTCGTCTTCGTGCAATATCAACTCTCCTCCTTTTGGTAACAACGCGTGGCTAACACACGAATTGGATCGAAGAAGTCGagcaaaaatgaaaattttgcaGAAAAAACATATGATTTATGATTATTGTAAGGATAAATGGAGGTTTCCTAAAGGACCTGCTCCTGAATGCAAGCTTCAATAA